One Salinimonas marina DNA segment encodes these proteins:
- a CDS encoding DUF2750 domain-containing protein, with protein MFPETVTPTLPESVVEQAGKLSAEERLELLLQYTLKAEEVWTLAGDSGFVMLESDPAEAAADNETEQHGNALLPIWPHRDLIGLWTRAQETGATPTPIKLEEFMQSWLPGLASNQVDLVVFPVGAEQTGMVLSAEELQQSLNEG; from the coding sequence ATGTTTCCTGAAACTGTTACCCCCACCTTACCTGAGTCTGTTGTCGAGCAGGCCGGAAAACTGAGCGCTGAAGAGCGCCTTGAATTGCTCTTGCAATATACCTTAAAGGCCGAAGAAGTATGGACGCTGGCCGGCGATTCAGGGTTTGTTATGCTGGAGTCTGACCCTGCTGAAGCAGCGGCTGATAACGAGACCGAACAGCATGGCAACGCCTTGCTGCCAATCTGGCCCCATCGCGATTTGATTGGCTTGTGGACCCGTGCCCAGGAGACTGGAGCAACGCCCACGCCAATTAAGCTCGAAGAGTTTATGCAGAGCTGGTTGCCGGGGCTGGCCAGTAACCAGGTCGATTTAGTGGTATTTCCCGTGGGCGCCGAGCAAACCGGTATGGTGCTAAGTGCTGAAGAATTACAGCAAAGCCTGAACGAAGGTTAA
- a CDS encoding SufE family protein, protein MSEALLPIARQVKAAGSWDELTRQLMLAAKTLPAMPAQLKVEANQVRGCQSKVWLAYNPVLSPAFQGYSEAKIIRGVLTVLLEKANDLSGSQRPAYDYTGYLTRLGISRNISQSRADGVAQIIRRLHELAC, encoded by the coding sequence GTGAGTGAAGCATTGCTGCCCATCGCCCGGCAAGTTAAAGCGGCCGGAAGCTGGGATGAGCTGACCCGGCAACTGATGCTGGCCGCCAAAACCTTACCGGCCATGCCTGCCCAGCTAAAGGTGGAAGCTAATCAGGTCCGTGGCTGTCAAAGTAAAGTGTGGCTGGCCTATAACCCAGTGCTTTCGCCTGCATTTCAGGGGTACAGTGAGGCCAAAATTATTCGAGGTGTGCTTACAGTATTGCTGGAAAAAGCCAACGACCTGTCGGGCTCGCAGCGGCCAGCCTACGATTATACCGGGTATTTAACCCGCTTAGGCATTAGTCGTAATATCAGTCAGTCGCGAGCCGATGGAGTGGCGCAGATCATCCGGCGGCTGCACGAACTGGCCTGCTAA
- a CDS encoding glycosyltransferase, with product MATPRIVFIGYVWPEPRSSAAGENMYNLLQAFAQHGWQTTFLSAASDSIHQVDLTQINVNSQTVSLNCSSFDHLIESLQPQVVVFDRFMIEEQFSWRVKKVCPQALRVLNTEDLHSLRSRRQQAIKKPQAATTDFTDSMTQRELAAVLRSDLTLVISPAEYDLLSQTFGVPPQQLLYLPLLISAPPGHSVSFEERNGFVFIGNFRHAPNWDAALQLKEQLWPAIRAKMPTAQLSVYGAYPAKKVTNLHNPAQGFHVKGWVEDARAAISQHKVMLAPIRFGAGVKGKLVTAMQCATPSVTTSCGAEGIAKTSSSHGTDGQAGWPGAICDDISQMAEAAVYLHNDVTGWQHASMKCAAIVAAQFDTQTHQRNVESAVTDLVSKSEQHRSGLFLQQLLWHESLRSTQYMSQWIEAKNR from the coding sequence GTGGCAACTCCCCGAATTGTGTTTATTGGTTATGTCTGGCCAGAGCCTCGCTCCTCTGCAGCGGGCGAGAATATGTATAACCTGCTGCAGGCGTTTGCCCAACACGGGTGGCAGACCACCTTTTTAAGCGCCGCCAGCGACAGTATCCATCAGGTTGACCTGACTCAGATTAATGTGAATAGTCAGACTGTGTCCCTCAATTGTAGCTCATTCGACCATCTCATCGAGTCTCTCCAGCCGCAGGTAGTGGTCTTCGACCGGTTTATGATTGAAGAACAGTTTTCATGGCGGGTAAAAAAAGTATGCCCCCAGGCATTACGGGTACTCAACACCGAAGATTTACACAGCCTTAGAAGCCGGCGACAACAGGCAATAAAAAAACCGCAAGCCGCCACCACCGATTTTACGGACTCAATGACCCAGCGTGAACTGGCGGCGGTGTTAAGAAGCGATCTGACCCTGGTGATATCGCCTGCTGAATATGACTTGCTCAGTCAGACATTTGGGGTGCCGCCACAACAACTTCTTTATCTGCCGCTGCTTATCAGCGCGCCGCCGGGTCATTCCGTTTCTTTTGAGGAGCGTAACGGCTTTGTTTTTATCGGTAATTTTCGGCATGCCCCCAACTGGGATGCCGCATTACAATTAAAAGAACAATTATGGCCCGCCATTCGCGCGAAAATGCCTACCGCACAGTTGTCGGTATATGGCGCGTATCCGGCTAAAAAAGTGACTAATCTGCATAACCCTGCCCAGGGATTTCATGTGAAAGGCTGGGTAGAAGACGCCCGCGCCGCAATCAGCCAGCATAAAGTCATGCTCGCCCCCATCCGGTTTGGAGCGGGCGTCAAAGGAAAGTTGGTTACGGCCATGCAGTGTGCTACGCCTAGCGTCACCACCTCCTGTGGCGCCGAAGGCATAGCTAAAACAAGTAGTAGCCATGGCACCGACGGGCAAGCTGGCTGGCCCGGAGCTATTTGTGATGATATTTCGCAAATGGCTGAAGCCGCAGTGTATTTGCATAATGATGTTACTGGCTGGCAACATGCCAGCATGAAATGTGCCGCCATTGTTGCCGCGCAATTCGATACGCAAACCCATCAGCGTAACGTGGAAAGCGCAGTAACCGACCTGGTCAGCAAGAGTGAACAACACCGCAGTGGGTTGTTTTTACAACAACTGTTGTGGCATGAGAGCCTGCGCAGCACCCAGTATATGTCGCAATGGATTGAAGCCAAAAATCGATAG